In one uncultured Methanobrevibacter sp. genomic region, the following are encoded:
- the larE gene encoding ATP-dependent sacrificial sulfur transferase LarE codes for MNLDEKVKKVKNILKNRKVAIAFSGGADSTLLAYLASKVSDNPIAITIDNHIFPTGFIEHCTNATTKFGIKHKVIDLDFYKNEELLSNKSNRCFVCRDLMYGNIKKYALENDYESVLDGNNISDLVLDRPGILITYKNNIESPFISAKLTSKEIHEYLNKHNIPFSRSTTCLGTRLPTNTKMTKENINQIRVSEDLIYEKTKCEIVKVRNNNGLALCEVDDLTKLLNQDMLNQINYELKEIGFKKVALNLSQIDDDETITLNYKDGGFEYQLPYTINIENTKKQLKDKIISSDYEKIIIKNQIIYENGLIKGNNFKSKEECLNKFMELLPNIRRNI; via the coding sequence ATGAATTTAGATGAAAAAGTTAAAAAAGTAAAAAACATTCTTAAAAATCGTAAAGTTGCAATAGCGTTTTCTGGAGGTGCAGATAGTACATTACTTGCATATCTTGCATCTAAAGTTAGTGATAACCCAATAGCTATAACTATAGACAACCACATATTTCCTACAGGCTTTATCGAACACTGTACTAATGCAACTACTAAATTTGGAATTAAACACAAAGTTATTGACTTAGACTTCTATAAAAATGAAGAGTTACTCTCTAATAAATCCAACAGATGTTTTGTATGTAGAGATTTAATGTATGGAAATATTAAAAAATATGCTCTTGAAAATGATTATGAATCTGTTTTAGATGGAAATAACATAAGTGATTTAGTTTTAGATAGGCCAGGAATATTAATTACCTACAAAAATAATATTGAAAGTCCATTTATTAGTGCTAAATTAACATCAAAAGAAATTCACGAATATTTAAATAAACATAACATCCCATTTTCAAGATCAACAACATGTCTTGGAACTAGATTACCTACCAACACCAAAATGACTAAAGAAAATATTAATCAAATTCGAGTTAGTGAAGACTTAATTTATGAAAAAACAAAATGTGAAATTGTTAAAGTGAGAAACAATAATGGACTTGCCCTATGTGAAGTTGATGATTTAACCAAACTATTAAATCAAGATATGTTAAATCAGATAAACTATGAATTAAAAGAAATAGGATTTAAAAAAGTGGCTTTAAATTTATCACAAATCGATGATGATGAAACCATTACCTTGAACTACAAAGATGGTGGTTTTGAATATCAACTTCCATATACAATAAATATTGAAAATACTAAAAAACAACTAAAAGATAAAATAATTTCAAGTGATTATGAAAAAATAATTATTAAAAACCAAATAATCTATGAAAACGGATTAATAAAAGGTAACAATTTCAAATCAAAAGAAGAATGTCTAAATAAATTTATGGAATTATTACCCAATATAAGAAGAAATATATGA
- a CDS encoding TfuA-related McrA-glycine thioamidation protein — protein sequence MVKIIIYTGLSLSFDEAKEILDSHGDVEVIYKRPIKRGDIGLAIKEHPDIIGIIDGVFHQNSAVGHREILKAIDEGITVIGASSMGALRASELDTLGMKGIGYVYEQYATGKVTSDDDVAVMLDSETLEQLSEPLINMEYTFTKAVEENIITSKQKEELLSIAKSTFYPKRNYAQTLNSSKLDDDTIDQLITFIRFCKDIKKEDAKSLIKYITHVIE from the coding sequence ATGGTTAAAATAATAATTTACACAGGATTATCTCTTTCCTTTGATGAAGCAAAAGAAATATTAGACTCTCATGGAGATGTTGAAGTTATTTATAAACGACCAATCAAACGTGGCGATATTGGTTTAGCTATTAAAGAACATCCCGACATTATTGGAATAATTGATGGCGTATTTCATCAAAATTCAGCTGTGGGACATAGAGAAATTCTAAAAGCAATTGATGAAGGAATAACCGTGATTGGAGCATCTAGTATGGGTGCTTTAAGAGCTTCTGAATTAGATACATTAGGTATGAAAGGAATTGGATATGTTTATGAACAATATGCTACAGGGAAAGTAACTTCTGATGATGATGTGGCAGTTATGTTAGATAGTGAAACTTTAGAACAGTTATCTGAGCCTTTAATTAATATGGAGTATACTTTTACAAAAGCTGTTGAAGAAAATATTATTACTTCAAAACAAAAAGAGGAATTACTTTCTATTGCTAAATCTACATTCTATCCAAAAAGAAATTATGCACAAACATTAAATAGTTCAAAATTAGATGATGATACAATAGATCAATTAATTACATTTATTCGTTTTTGCAAGGATATTAAAAAAGAAGATGCAAAATCTTTAATAAAATATATAACACATGTGATAGAATGA
- a CDS encoding YcaO-related McrA-glycine thioamidation protein has protein sequence MENQEITFFKGTHRVIPPSKTIKKNEHKTKIAGITRITEITHLDRIGIPVFSAIRPTAQDGGISIYGGKGITSNHAKASAMMEGFERYSAEKQESDKTIIATLNEINGNYINPKSLNLPRDFSEDLLETMNLEWSMSKDLISGEDYYIPSNAIYHPYVPENNVQGLFKGNTNGLASGNILEEAILHGIFEVIERDAWSIFELTHKNSKQIDLESIDNDNIIQLLNKYHENGINIKLMNLTADINVPTIAASADDTVLKDAGLLSLGIGTHLNPGIAILRALTEVAQSRATQIQGAREDTVRADFARKAGYERMKRINNHYFEDETDKLSFSDIEDKSTNSINQDIEIVKDELIKNGLDKILYTDLTRPELGVNVVRVVIPTMELYSLDNTRAGDRCLKF, from the coding sequence ATGGAAAATCAAGAAATAACATTTTTTAAAGGGACGCATAGAGTAATTCCCCCTTCAAAAACTATCAAAAAGAATGAACATAAAACTAAAATAGCTGGAATAACACGTATAACTGAAATAACTCATTTAGATAGAATTGGAATTCCTGTTTTTTCAGCTATTCGACCTACTGCTCAAGATGGTGGAATTAGTATATATGGAGGTAAAGGAATTACTTCTAATCATGCTAAAGCTTCAGCTATGATGGAAGGTTTTGAGAGATATTCTGCTGAAAAACAAGAATCAGACAAAACAATTATTGCAACATTAAATGAAATTAATGGTAATTATATTAATCCAAAATCTCTAAATTTACCAAGAGATTTTAGTGAAGATTTACTTGAGACAATGAATTTAGAATGGAGCATGTCAAAAGATTTAATCTCTGGAGAAGATTATTATATTCCATCTAATGCAATTTATCATCCTTATGTTCCTGAAAATAATGTTCAAGGTTTATTTAAAGGAAATACAAATGGTTTGGCTTCAGGAAATATTTTAGAAGAAGCTATATTACATGGAATCTTTGAAGTTATTGAAAGAGATGCATGGAGTATTTTTGAGCTTACTCATAAAAATTCAAAACAGATAGATCTTGAAAGTATTGATAATGACAATATAATCCAACTTCTCAATAAATACCATGAAAATGGTATTAATATTAAGTTAATGAACTTAACTGCAGATATTAATGTTCCAACAATTGCTGCATCTGCAGATGATACTGTCTTAAAAGATGCTGGATTATTATCTTTAGGTATTGGAACTCATCTTAATCCAGGAATAGCTATTTTACGTGCACTTACTGAAGTAGCTCAAAGTAGAGCAACACAAATCCAAGGTGCTCGTGAAGATACTGTAAGAGCTGATTTTGCACGTAAAGCAGGTTATGAGCGTATGAAACGTATCAATAACCATTATTTTGAAGATGAAACTGATAAACTATCATTTAGTGATATTGAAGATAAAAGTACCAATTCTATAAACCAAGATATTGAAATAGTAAAAGATGAATTAATAAAAAATGGATTGGATAAAATACTATATACTGATTTAACACGTCCAGAACTTGGAGTAAATGTAGTACGTGTTGTAATTCCAACAATGGAACTTTATTCATTAGATAATACTCGTGCTGGAGACCGTTGTTTAAAATTTTAG
- a CDS encoding site-2 protease family protein, whose amino-acid sequence MFKFTSNEVRDLIISFFVISLSFSILYTGRDFSAMYFILPIVMVGVGLGFILHELGHKFSAMHFGYWSEYQLWPMGLIIALASSFCGIVFAAPGAVYTYANFLDDRTNGIISIAGPIVNIVLAIIFLLIATIIYPQAFFNETMRIIFLVCSLGFTINSYLATFNLIPIWNLDGSKVLRWNGLIWVVTIAIAGIMTYLAMTVGVEGIINILIG is encoded by the coding sequence ATGTTTAAATTTACAAGTAATGAAGTGAGAGACTTAATAATTTCATTTTTTGTCATTTCACTTTCTTTTTCAATATTGTATACAGGTAGAGATTTCTCTGCAATGTACTTTATATTACCTATTGTGATGGTAGGTGTGGGTTTAGGGTTTATTTTGCATGAACTTGGACATAAATTCAGTGCTATGCATTTTGGTTACTGGTCTGAATATCAACTTTGGCCTATGGGTTTAATTATTGCTTTAGCTAGTTCTTTTTGTGGAATTGTATTTGCTGCTCCTGGAGCTGTTTATACTTATGCAAATTTTTTAGATGATAGAACTAATGGTATAATATCCATAGCTGGACCTATAGTCAATATTGTACTTGCTATAATATTCTTATTAATAGCTACTATAATTTACCCTCAAGCATTTTTCAATGAAACAATGAGAATTATATTCCTTGTTTGTTCACTTGGATTTACTATTAACAGTTATTTAGCTACATTTAACTTGATTCCTATTTGGAATTTAGATGGTAGTAAAGTACTTAGATGGAATGGATTAATTTGGGTTGTTACAATCGCTATTGCTGGAATTATGACTTATCTCGCTATGACTGTAGGTGTTGAAGGTATAATAAATATTTTAATAGGATAA
- a CDS encoding aminopeptidase P family protein: protein MEINEFHINNILKDMEKKDYQGYLLAQFTNVQYISNYKPTSFAFCVIKENPIIYASKMDMEIANKTSTIEVKEFVSFSNMVDELKKDGISNLAIEPSLVYSTYEKFKDSFNINSETFIDTQRQIKTPEEISKIQKATEIAQKAFIDLDILNNTNSENIVALDLDNLMRKYGAENNSFDTIVTSGSNSSLPHAVPQNKSLERPILIDWGAKYQGYCSDNTRTMVYTEKQNEICDIVAEAHDKSIKAIKPGLKCCEIDKVARDIISEYGYGDKYIHSTGHSVGLDIHEIPTFSTRDKTVIEEGMVITVEPGIYLEDNFGVRLEDTISVEKNKGKIIGDLPLIIE from the coding sequence ATGGAAATAAATGAATTTCATATTAACAATATTTTAAAAGATATGGAAAAGAAGGATTATCAAGGTTATTTACTTGCACAATTTACGAATGTTCAATATATTTCAAATTATAAACCAACTAGTTTTGCGTTTTGTGTTATAAAAGAAAATCCAATTATTTATGCATCAAAAATGGATATGGAAATAGCTAATAAAACATCTACTATTGAGGTTAAAGAATTCGTTTCATTTTCAAATATGGTTGATGAACTTAAGAAAGATGGAATTTCTAATTTAGCTATTGAGCCAAGTTTAGTTTATAGTACTTATGAAAAGTTTAAAGATTCATTTAATATAAATTCAGAGACATTTATTGATACTCAAAGACAAATTAAAACTCCTGAAGAAATATCTAAAATTCAAAAAGCAACAGAAATTGCTCAAAAAGCATTTATTGATTTGGATATTTTAAATAATACAAATTCTGAAAATATTGTTGCTTTGGATTTGGATAATTTAATGAGAAAATATGGTGCTGAAAATAATTCTTTTGATACTATTGTAACAAGTGGATCAAATTCAAGTTTGCCTCATGCAGTTCCTCAAAATAAATCATTAGAACGTCCAATATTAATTGATTGGGGAGCAAAATATCAAGGTTATTGTTCAGATAATACTAGGACTATGGTTTATACAGAAAAACAAAATGAAATTTGTGATATTGTAGCTGAAGCTCATGATAAATCTATAAAAGCTATTAAACCTGGTCTTAAATGTTGTGAAATTGATAAAGTGGCTCGTGATATTATAAGTGAATATGGTTATGGGGATAAGTATATCCACTCAACAGGACATAGTGTAGGTTTGGATATTCATGAGATACCCACATTTTCAACTAGGGATAAAACAGTAATTGAGGAAGGTATGGTTATTACAGTTGAACCTGGAATTTATTTGGAAGATAATTTTGGTGTTAGACTTGAAGATACAATTTCTGTTGAAAAAAATAAGGGAAAAATCATAGGTGATTTGCCATTAATTATTGAATAA
- a CDS encoding type II secretion system F family protein, whose product MESKIIYLLSLFLENNLSEKQLSNIQEFLLSGGIEIVASKFLAILIFFILFVDIVIGIFIVILKIPDLSLFLPFLIIPILVTYVFIKQEKRAAEIEKSAPDFLRQLSAMLKVGLSFESAMEDLSKYGEGPLYDETRRAIAEISVGRNFDDAWMAMAQRLKSRELERIFTIILDGRKSGSSISNVIFDVSNNLRDILALKRERKSSVMMAVMFLVISAVIASPFALGMVSVYSQFMQSFGKQTQLIMIAPFAGQIYLVIHSVLVGLIISIIMYGDVKKGIKFSIPLAFGAYLIFYLISNFAGAMFLN is encoded by the coding sequence ATGGAATCTAAAATTATCTATTTATTATCTTTATTTTTGGAAAATAATCTTTCTGAAAAGCAATTATCTAATATCCAGGAATTTTTATTAAGTGGTGGTATTGAGATAGTTGCATCTAAATTTTTAGCTATTCTAATATTTTTTATTTTATTTGTAGATATTGTAATTGGAATTTTCATTGTAATTTTAAAAATACCTGATTTATCTTTATTTTTACCATTTTTAATTATTCCTATATTGGTTACATATGTTTTTATAAAACAAGAAAAAAGAGCTGCAGAAATTGAAAAATCAGCTCCTGATTTTTTAAGACAGCTTTCAGCTATGTTAAAAGTTGGTTTGAGTTTTGAGAGTGCTATGGAGGATTTATCTAAATATGGTGAAGGGCCATTATATGATGAAACACGAAGGGCAATTGCTGAAATAAGTGTTGGTAGAAACTTTGATGATGCTTGGATGGCTATGGCTCAAAGATTAAAATCAAGAGAACTTGAAAGGATTTTTACAATAATATTGGATGGTCGTAAAAGTGGATCAAGTATTTCAAATGTTATTTTCGATGTTTCAAATAATTTAAGGGATATTTTAGCATTAAAAAGGGAGAGAAAATCGTCGGTTATGATGGCAGTAATGTTTTTAGTGATTTCTGCAGTAATTGCTAGTCCTTTTGCTTTAGGAATGGTTAGTGTTTATTCTCAGTTTATGCAGAGTTTTGGAAAACAAACTCAGTTAATCATGATTGCTCCTTTTGCAGGACAAATTTATCTGGTAATTCATTCTGTTTTAGTTGGATTGATAATAAGTATAATTATGTATGGTGATGTTAAAAAAGGAATTAAATTTTCTATACCTTTAGCTTTTGGAGCTTATTTGATATTTTATTTAATTTCTAATTTTGCAGGAGCTATGTTTTTAAATTAG
- a CDS encoding class III signal peptide-containing protein, with the protein MVDNKGQTSAEFILLIGGIMVVVLLTLTFYRKYIAGLSGEIGGKEVSNFNNKLDSLSKYFT; encoded by the coding sequence ATGGTGGATAATAAAGGCCAAACTTCAGCAGAGTTTATTTTATTGATTGGTGGAATTATGGTAGTTGTTTTGTTAACTTTGACTTTTTATAGGAAATATATTGCTGGTTTATCTGGTGAAATTGGAGGTAAAGAAGTTTCTAACTTTAATAATAAGTTAGATTCTTTATCAAAGTATTTTACTTAG
- a CDS encoding TMEM175 family protein has protein sequence MESERFEALIDAILAIIITIIVLEIPTPINGSWEAFGELHLEFIVYLVSFIVCFNYWNYHNNLFNIVNHIDYKVIWSSGLSIFILSLLPYLTSFVANNFNSFFAQSIYGLDFILVNLIYIYTSESLKKADKGNIALQLTLDKNYEFIATIAIIIIGYIIGYLFYPPAIVSSCLIAIIIIWSIPYITK, from the coding sequence ATGGAAAGTGAAAGATTTGAAGCATTAATCGATGCGATTCTTGCAATTATAATAACAATTATTGTTTTAGAAATTCCAACACCTATAAACGGAAGTTGGGAAGCTTTTGGAGAATTACATTTAGAATTCATTGTTTATTTAGTTAGTTTTATCGTCTGTTTTAACTATTGGAACTACCATAACAATTTATTCAACATTGTAAATCATATTGATTACAAAGTTATATGGTCAAGTGGATTATCTATATTTATACTATCATTACTCCCCTATTTAACAAGTTTTGTAGCTAATAACTTTAATTCATTCTTTGCGCAATCAATATATGGATTAGATTTCATATTAGTTAATTTAATATATATTTATACTTCAGAAAGCTTGAAAAAAGCAGATAAAGGAAATATTGCACTTCAGTTAACATTAGATAAAAATTATGAATTTATTGCAACTATAGCCATAATTATAATTGGATACATAATTGGTTATTTATTCTATCCTCCAGCAATAGTTAGTTCTTGTTTAATTGCAATAATCATTATTTGGTCCATACCTTATATTACTAAGTAA
- a CDS encoding TMEM175 family protein, protein METARFETFADAIIAIAMTVLVLKIPQPENATIGAFLALKTYYIAYFISFLTLFNIWYSNHNLFQIVENIDNTALILNGILIFEITLIPYFTLWLTQDAYSIASETMFGLLFISVNIVYNLAVKAVHRSDPYNDKLIKANYDALNPIPLIIILIGFALSYTVFIPGIYISCLLAVIMWIIISRIHRKGVENGK, encoded by the coding sequence ATGGAAACTGCTAGATTTGAAACATTTGCTGATGCAATAATTGCAATAGCTATGACAGTACTTGTTCTTAAAATACCCCAACCAGAAAATGCAACAATCGGGGCTTTTTTGGCATTAAAAACATATTATATCGCTTATTTTATAAGTTTTTTAACATTATTTAATATTTGGTACAGTAATCATAATTTATTTCAAATTGTAGAAAATATTGATAATACTGCATTAATATTAAATGGAATTCTGATTTTTGAAATAACATTGATTCCTTATTTTACATTATGGTTAACACAGGATGCATATTCCATAGCTAGTGAAACCATGTTTGGATTACTGTTTATTTCAGTAAATATTGTTTATAATTTAGCAGTAAAAGCGGTTCATAGAAGTGATCCATATAATGACAAATTAATAAAAGCAAATTATGATGCTCTAAATCCTATCCCATTAATAATAATTTTAATTGGATTTGCATTAAGTTACACAGTTTTTATTCCTGGAATTTACATTAGCTGTTTACTTGCAGTTATAATGTGGATAATTATATCCAGAATTCATAGAAAAGGTGTTGAAAATGGAAAGTGA
- a CDS encoding lactaldehyde dehydrogenase codes for MDMLINGKHVSGDDLAEVKNPYSGEVIDTVPISHLNNVDLAIDAAVNAKNSIQEMSAFKVSNKLYAVYEKLKDVKEELAILLTKEVGKPINESIGEINRSIETLRLSAEEAKRIYGESVPLDGGINGKGFFAFTQRVPLGVVAAITPFNYPLNLSIHKIAPAIACKNTVIIKPPLNAPLTVMKFAELVNEEFPDGVINTITGYGSEVGDALVTSPKVDKISFTGSVATGLLIASRAGMKKITLELGGNDPLIVLKDADIDKAVKGVMNGVYLNAGQVCMGVKRIIVDESIADEFTKKLVLETKKIKMGDPMDKNTILGPLIDENAACMVEQSVNNAIESGAKLLTGGKRNGAFYEATVLDNVTYDMDVVVNETFGPVAPIIRVKSVDEAIDVANNTEYGLQAGVFTESFRDGLRCANEIEAGTVFVNKQSTFRTDNMPFGGFKNSGTGKEGVKYAVEEMTKSKLIGLNLR; via the coding sequence ATGGATATGTTAATAAATGGTAAACATGTTTCAGGTGATGATTTGGCAGAAGTTAAAAATCCATATTCTGGTGAAGTTATAGATACAGTACCCATTTCTCATTTAAATAATGTGGATTTAGCTATTGATGCAGCAGTTAATGCTAAAAATTCAATTCAAGAAATGTCTGCATTTAAAGTTTCAAATAAATTATATGCAGTTTATGAAAAATTAAAAGATGTCAAAGAAGAATTAGCTATATTACTTACAAAAGAAGTAGGTAAACCTATTAATGAATCTATTGGTGAAATAAATCGTTCAATTGAAACATTAAGGCTTTCAGCAGAAGAAGCTAAAAGAATTTATGGTGAAAGTGTTCCATTAGATGGCGGGATAAATGGTAAAGGTTTTTTTGCATTTACTCAAAGAGTTCCATTAGGTGTTGTAGCAGCTATAACTCCATTTAATTATCCATTAAATTTATCAATTCATAAAATAGCTCCTGCTATAGCATGTAAAAATACTGTAATTATTAAACCTCCATTAAATGCACCATTAACTGTAATGAAATTTGCAGAATTGGTAAATGAAGAGTTTCCAGATGGTGTTATTAATACAATAACTGGATATGGTTCTGAAGTAGGTGATGCATTAGTAACATCTCCGAAAGTAGATAAAATATCATTTACTGGAAGTGTGGCTACAGGTTTACTTATAGCTTCAAGAGCAGGAATGAAAAAAATTACTTTGGAATTAGGGGGCAATGATCCACTTATTGTCTTAAAAGATGCTGATATTGATAAAGCAGTTAAAGGAGTAATGAATGGTGTTTATTTAAATGCAGGACAGGTGTGTATGGGTGTTAAAAGAATCATTGTTGATGAATCCATAGCTGATGAATTCACAAAAAAATTAGTATTGGAAACTAAAAAAATCAAAATGGGTGATCCTATGGATAAGAATACTATTTTAGGGCCTCTTATTGATGAAAATGCTGCATGTATGGTTGAACAATCTGTTAATAATGCAATTGAATCTGGAGCTAAACTATTAACTGGTGGGAAAAGAAATGGTGCTTTTTATGAAGCTACAGTTTTAGATAATGTTACTTATGATATGGACGTTGTTGTAAATGAAACCTTTGGGCCAGTAGCACCAATAATCAGGGTAAAATCTGTTGATGAAGCTATTGATGTAGCTAACAATACAGAATATGGTCTTCAGGCAGGAGTGTTTACTGAAAGTTTTAGAGATGGTTTAAGATGTGCAAATGAAATTGAGGCAGGTACTGTTTTTGTAAATAAACAATCTACATTTAGAACAGATAACATGCCATTTGGTGGTTTTAAAAATAGTGGAACAGGAAAAGAAGGAGTGAAATATGCTGTGGAAGAAATGACTAAATCAAAATTAATTGGATTAAATTTGAGATAG
- a CDS encoding tRNA-binding protein codes for MWDTSKDYRILVANQAREQCLNIIQTASFRGNWNKKLAIETVKNMNSDFQSLSYSYLEGNDLVNSPDVTSIIKKGEKIVECLGGDGWNKTFISNAPKEEKEKTIENVAKVRFFIDSILGLKERLALGPINDPIIGIDIKVGEIMSVTKHPNADSLMICNVNLGKRAITVVTNDLNVKEGNNVGVSLLPPQSFMETTSEGMFLGMNGNILKEVEGELGQMPKGIPMDSLNETRNLVEAFLK; via the coding sequence TTGTGGGACACAAGTAAAGATTATAGAATTTTAGTAGCAAACCAAGCAAGAGAACAGTGTTTAAATATTATTCAAACTGCATCATTTAGAGGAAATTGGAATAAAAAATTAGCTATTGAAACTGTTAAAAATATGAACAGTGATTTTCAGTCATTAAGTTATTCTTATCTTGAAGGAAATGACCTCGTTAACTCACCAGATGTTACATCAATAATCAAGAAAGGTGAAAAAATTGTTGAATGTTTAGGTGGAGATGGTTGGAATAAAACATTTATAAGTAATGCTCCTAAAGAAGAAAAAGAAAAAACAATAGAAAATGTTGCTAAAGTAAGATTTTTTATAGATTCTATTTTAGGCCTTAAAGAACGTTTAGCATTAGGCCCTATTAATGATCCAATTATTGGAATAGATATAAAAGTTGGAGAAATAATGAGTGTTACAAAACATCCAAATGCAGATTCATTAATGATTTGTAATGTTAATTTAGGAAAAAGAGCTATAACTGTTGTTACTAATGATTTAAATGTGAAAGAAGGTAATAATGTTGGTGTTTCATTACTTCCACCACAATCATTTATGGAAACTACAAGTGAAGGAATGTTCCTTGGAATGAATGGAAATATTTTAAAAGAAGTTGAAGGAGAACTCGGACAAATGCCAAAAGGAATTCCTATGGACTCCCTCAATGAAACACGTAATTTAGTAGAAGCATTTTTAAAATAA
- a CDS encoding PRC-barrel domain-containing protein yields MVEVSSLKELDIYTVTGHYVGRVADVILNIRLGTISKLQVRAIEPEKKQVGFRDIMRRSFQVSPEEEHDAKSFKNDLLTIDFDKVQAIGDIMLINPRDMKKVRHEPPMTETISPNQQAQVPKPAEHKAQAEFEKF; encoded by the coding sequence ATGGTAGAAGTTTCAAGTTTAAAAGAATTAGATATTTATACAGTAACAGGACATTATGTCGGAAGAGTGGCTGATGTAATTCTTAATATTAGGTTAGGAACAATTTCTAAATTACAAGTAAGGGCTATTGAACCAGAAAAAAAACAAGTAGGATTTAGAGATATTATGAGGAGAAGTTTTCAAGTTTCTCCAGAAGAAGAACACGATGCAAAATCTTTTAAAAATGATTTATTAACTATTGATTTTGATAAAGTTCAAGCTATTGGCGATATCATGTTAATTAATCCAAGGGACATGAAAAAAGTAAGGCATGAACCACCAATGACTGAAACTATTTCACCTAATCAACAAGCTCAAGTTCCAAAACCAGCAGAACACAAAGCACAAGCAGAATTTGAAAAATTCTAG
- a CDS encoding aspartate dehydrogenase gives MKVGIIGCGAIANIIASSIVPEDNNIDIEYFYDNDVERAENLASFANGVAILNLDDMLDKVDLVLECASPDSVKEYAPKVLSHGVDMIIMSIGAFMDKSFYTKVNDICKKKGTRIHLPSGAVVGLDGIKAVANFNLDEVNLVTRKSPRSLGKNIDKEEVLFEGKASEAVKEFPLNINVAATISLACNQDINVKIIVDPNVDRNVHEITAKGDFGEFKTTTKNFPCSANPKTSMLAALSAIKLLRSFNETITVGM, from the coding sequence ATGAAAGTAGGAATTATAGGTTGTGGTGCTATAGCTAATATTATAGCTAGTAGCATTGTTCCAGAAGATAATAATATTGATATTGAATATTTTTATGATAATGACGTTGAAAGAGCAGAAAATTTAGCATCATTTGCTAATGGTGTAGCTATTTTAAATTTAGATGACATGTTGGATAAAGTGGATTTAGTTTTAGAATGTGCTTCTCCAGATTCTGTTAAAGAATATGCTCCAAAAGTTTTATCTCATGGTGTTGACATGATTATTATGAGTATTGGGGCATTTATGGATAAATCTTTTTATACTAAAGTAAATGATATCTGTAAAAAGAAAGGTACAAGAATACATCTACCTTCTGGTGCAGTTGTAGGATTAGATGGTATTAAAGCAGTTGCTAATTTTAATTTAGATGAAGTTAATTTAGTAACTCGTAAATCTCCAAGATCTTTAGGTAAAAATATTGATAAAGAAGAAGTTTTATTTGAAGGTAAAGCATCCGAAGCGGTTAAAGAATTCCCACTTAATATTAATGTAGCTGCAACTATAAGTTTAGCTTGTAATCAGGATATTAATGTAAAAATAATCGTCGATCCAAATGTGGATAGAAATGTTCATGAAATTACTGCAAAAGGAGACTTTGGAGAATTTAAAACAACTACTAAAAATTTCCCATGTAGTGCAAACCCAAAAACAAGTATGTTAGCAGCACTTTCTGCCATTAAATTACTTAGAAGTTTTAATGAAACTATTACTGTAGGAATGTAA